The following coding sequences lie in one Microvirga sp. 17 mud 1-3 genomic window:
- a CDS encoding transketolase yields the protein MTDPRLPFLSEFERKILWLSSWTIHNANHVRPNQDGLKIGGHQASSASLSTIMTALYLAVLRPEDRVAVKPHASPIFHAIQYLLGHQTREKLENFRGYKGAQSYPSRTKDIDDVDFSTGSVGLGVAQTLFASLVQDYVKAHGWRKEHPEGRMIALVGDAEMDEGNIFEALLEGWKQGLRNTWWIIDYNRQSLDAVVREGLYARFEAIFRSFGWDVVVLKHGSLMQEAFREPGGEKLRQWIDSCPNQLYSALTFQGGAAWRKRLLDDLGYQGDVTRLIERRSDEELARLMSNLGGHDLPSLLQAFESVDHDRPTVFIAYTIKGFGLPLAGHKDNHAGLLTPTQMEGYRASAKVRPGHEWDKFEGLSLPQAELERFLASVPFNAQGTRRHEAPKVPVPETLPTPQQPTMSTQQGFGLILNELARSSEPLADRIVTTAPDVTVSTNLGAWVNRRGLFAKEEMKDIFRSERIPSTFTWDFSPKGQHVELGIAEMNLFILLSALGLSHSLFGERLLPIGTLYDPFIARGLDALNYACYQDARFIVAATPSGVTLAPEGGAHQSIGTPLIGMAQDGLASFEPAFVDELSVILRWAFDYLQRDGEGQPNERSWLRDETGGSVYLRLSTRTVDQPQREMTPDLAADIVDGAYWMRKPGPNAQVVVAYTGAVAPEAIEAVGLMAEDRRDIGLLAITSADRLNAGWTAAQRARERGLVHARSHVERLLGDLQPHCGLVTVLDGHPATLAWLGSVMGHRTRSLGVEHFGQTGTVQDLYRHFGIDAQGIIAAAEMIAPGRPIRHLRALG from the coding sequence ATGACCGATCCCCGCCTGCCCTTTCTCTCCGAGTTCGAGCGCAAGATCCTGTGGCTGTCGAGCTGGACCATCCACAACGCCAACCATGTCCGCCCGAACCAGGACGGGCTGAAGATCGGTGGGCATCAGGCTTCCTCGGCCTCGCTGTCCACCATCATGACGGCACTTTACCTTGCGGTCCTCCGGCCTGAGGACCGGGTGGCCGTGAAGCCCCATGCGAGCCCGATCTTCCATGCGATCCAATATCTCCTCGGTCATCAAACCCGGGAGAAGCTGGAGAATTTCCGCGGCTACAAGGGCGCGCAATCCTACCCGTCCCGCACCAAGGACATCGACGACGTGGACTTCTCCACAGGCTCGGTAGGCCTGGGCGTGGCCCAGACGCTCTTCGCCAGCCTCGTCCAGGACTACGTGAAGGCCCATGGCTGGCGGAAGGAGCATCCCGAGGGTCGCATGATCGCCCTCGTGGGCGATGCCGAGATGGACGAGGGCAACATCTTCGAGGCCCTGCTGGAGGGCTGGAAGCAGGGCCTGCGCAACACCTGGTGGATCATCGACTACAACCGCCAGAGCCTGGACGCGGTAGTCCGCGAGGGCCTCTATGCCCGCTTCGAGGCGATCTTCCGCTCCTTTGGCTGGGACGTGGTGGTGCTCAAGCACGGCTCGCTGATGCAGGAAGCGTTCCGCGAGCCCGGCGGCGAGAAGCTGCGGCAATGGATCGATTCCTGCCCGAACCAGCTCTATTCCGCCCTTACGTTCCAGGGCGGGGCCGCCTGGCGCAAGCGTCTCCTTGACGATCTCGGCTACCAGGGCGACGTGACGCGCCTGATCGAGCGCCGGTCCGACGAGGAGCTGGCGCGGCTCATGTCGAATCTCGGCGGGCACGACCTGCCGAGCCTCCTCCAGGCCTTCGAATCCGTCGACCACGACCGCCCGACCGTGTTCATCGCCTACACGATCAAGGGATTCGGTCTGCCGCTCGCGGGCCACAAGGACAACCATGCGGGTCTCCTCACGCCGACCCAGATGGAGGGCTACCGAGCGAGCGCCAAGGTGCGGCCGGGGCATGAATGGGACAAGTTCGAGGGACTGAGCCTGCCGCAGGCGGAGTTGGAGCGTTTCCTCGCCTCCGTGCCGTTCAACGCACAGGGCACGCGCCGCCACGAAGCGCCGAAGGTGCCGGTGCCGGAAACGCTCCCGACGCCGCAGCAGCCGACCATGTCGACCCAGCAGGGCTTCGGCCTCATCCTCAACGAGCTCGCACGTTCGAGCGAGCCGCTCGCGGACCGGATCGTCACCACTGCGCCGGACGTGACCGTCTCGACCAATCTCGGCGCCTGGGTGAACCGGCGGGGGCTGTTCGCCAAGGAAGAGATGAAGGACATCTTCCGCTCGGAGCGCATCCCCTCCACCTTCACGTGGGATTTCAGCCCGAAGGGTCAGCACGTCGAGCTCGGTATCGCCGAGATGAACCTGTTCATCCTGCTCTCGGCGCTGGGACTGTCCCATTCCCTGTTCGGGGAGCGGCTCCTGCCCATCGGCACCCTCTACGATCCCTTCATCGCGCGCGGTCTCGATGCCCTGAACTATGCCTGCTACCAGGATGCCCGCTTCATCGTGGCCGCGACTCCGTCTGGCGTCACGCTCGCGCCGGAGGGCGGCGCGCATCAGTCGATTGGCACGCCACTCATCGGCATGGCGCAGGACGGGCTCGCGTCGTTCGAGCCGGCTTTCGTGGACGAGCTCTCGGTGATCCTGCGCTGGGCCTTCGACTATCTCCAGCGTGACGGAGAGGGCCAGCCCAATGAGCGCTCCTGGCTGCGCGACGAGACGGGCGGCTCGGTCTACCTGCGCCTATCGACCCGCACGGTCGACCAGCCGCAGCGAGAAATGACGCCGGACCTCGCAGCCGACATCGTGGACGGCGCCTACTGGATGCGCAAACCCGGCCCCAATGCGCAGGTGGTGGTGGCCTATACGGGCGCGGTGGCGCCGGAAGCCATCGAGGCCGTGGGTCTCATGGCGGAGGACCGTCGCGATATCGGACTTCTCGCGATCACCTCGGCGGACCGTCTCAATGCCGGCTGGACCGCGGCCCAACGCGCACGCGAGCGCGGCCTCGTCCATGCCCGCAGCCATGTGGAGCGCCTGCTCGGGGACCTGCAGCCCCATTGCGGCCTCGTGACAGTGCTCGACGGCCACCCCGCGACGCTGGCCTGGCTCGGTTCCGTCATGGGCCACCGCACCCGTTCGCTGGGCGTGGAGCATTTCGGCCAGACCGGCACCGTGCAGGATCTCTACCGCCATTTCGGCATTGACGCGCAGGGCATCATCGCGGCCGCCGAG
- a CDS encoding phage late control D family protein: protein MGLTPAFRLVANSADITAAILDRFVSLTLTDEAGMESDTFEVTLADHDPLAPIAMPATGAELEVFLGYDNMVQRMGLFVVDEVELSGWPGQMTIRGKAAPFSTSKGGKTDLQTQKSRSWEKGTKMGALVAKIAGEHGMEPAVSESLKSITLPHLDQTEESDISFLVRVAKRYDAIAKPAGGKLVMAKRGESKNASGEELPPILVHASQVSAWRMTLAKRESPGTVIAYYHQKRSAKRIEVKVGEGEPVRRLRHWYPDEKAAKDAAQAELDKRARGEHKFSLTMPGDPMLAAESPLVASGFRAGADGEWIVTRAVHSLSKGSGYQCDVEAEKPNDAEDDDGAGASEAA from the coding sequence ATGGGACTGACGCCCGCGTTTCGCCTTGTGGCGAACAGCGCCGACATTACGGCCGCCATCCTGGACCGGTTCGTAAGCCTGACCCTGACGGACGAAGCCGGCATGGAGTCGGACACGTTTGAAGTGACGCTGGCGGATCACGACCCGCTGGCACCCATTGCCATGCCGGCAACAGGGGCCGAACTGGAAGTGTTCCTGGGTTACGACAACATGGTGCAGCGCATGGGCCTGTTTGTCGTGGACGAAGTGGAACTGTCCGGCTGGCCTGGGCAGATGACCATACGCGGCAAGGCCGCGCCGTTTTCTACCAGCAAGGGCGGAAAAACCGACCTGCAGACGCAGAAATCGCGTAGCTGGGAAAAGGGCACGAAGATGGGCGCCCTGGTGGCAAAGATCGCCGGCGAACACGGCATGGAGCCGGCCGTATCCGAAAGCCTGAAATCCATCACGCTGCCGCACCTGGACCAGACAGAGGAAAGCGATATTTCGTTTCTGGTGCGCGTGGCCAAGAGGTACGACGCCATAGCCAAGCCGGCCGGCGGCAAGCTGGTGATGGCAAAGCGGGGCGAATCGAAGAACGCCAGCGGCGAAGAACTGCCGCCCATCCTGGTGCACGCCAGCCAGGTTTCCGCCTGGCGCATGACGCTGGCCAAGCGGGAAAGCCCTGGAACGGTGATTGCCTATTATCACCAGAAACGCAGCGCCAAGCGGATCGAAGTTAAGGTGGGCGAAGGTGAGCCTGTGCGCCGGCTGCGCCATTGGTATCCTGACGAGAAGGCCGCCAAGGATGCCGCCCAGGCGGAACTGGATAAGCGCGCCAGGGGCGAACACAAATTCAGCCTGACGATGCCTGGCGACCCCATGCTGGCCGCAGAATCGCCGCTGGTGGCATCCGGGTTTAGGGCCGGCGCCGATGGCGAATGGATTGTGACCCGCGCCGTGCATAGTTTGTCTAAAGGCAGCGGCTATCAGTGCGACGTGGAAGCCGAGAAGCCGAACGACGCGGAGGATGATGACGGCGCGGGCGCCAGTGAGGCAGCGTGA